The following proteins are encoded in a genomic region of Pan troglodytes isolate AG18354 chromosome 2, NHGRI_mPanTro3-v2.0_pri, whole genome shotgun sequence:
- the AADAC gene encoding arylacetamide deacetylase, producing MGRKSLYLLIVGILIAYYIYTPLPDNVEEPWRMMWINAHLKTIQNLATFVELLGLHHFMDSFKVVGSFDEVPPTSDENVTVTETKFNNILVRVYVPKRKSEALRRGLFYIHGGGWCVGSAALSDYDLLSRWTADRLDAVVVSTNYRLAPKYHFPIQFEDVYNALRWFLHKKVLAKYGVNPERIGISGDSAGGNLAAAVTQQLLDDPDVKIKLKIQSLIYPALQPLDVDLPSYQENSNFLFLSKSLMVRFWSEYFTTDRSLEKAMLSRQHVPVESSHLFKFVNWSSLLPERFIKGHVYNNPNYGSSELAKKYPGFLDVRAAPLLADDNKLRGLPLTYVITCQYDLLRDDGLMYVTRLRNAGVQVTHNHVEDGFHGAFSFLGLKISHRLINQYIEWLKENL from the exons ATGGGAAGAAAATCGCTGTACCTTCTGATTGTGGGGATCCTCATAGCATATTATATTTATACGCCTCTCCCAGATAACGTTGAGGAGCCATGGAGAATGATGTGGATAAACGCACATCTGAAAACTATACAAAATTTG GCTACATTTGTGGAGCTCCTGGGACTTCACCATTTTATGGATTCCTTTAAGGTTGTCGGGAGCTTTGATGAAGTCCCACCAACCTCAGATGAAAACGTCACTGTGACtgagacaaaattcaacaacattcTTGTTCGGGTATATGTGCCAAAGAGAAAGTCTGAAGCACTAAGAAGGGGGTTGTTTTACATCCATGGTGGAGGCTGGTGCGTGGGAAGTGCTG CTCTAAGTGATTATGACTTGCTGTCAAGATGGACAGCAGACAGACTTGATGCTGTTGTCGTATCAACCAA CTACAGATTAGCACCTAAGTATCATTTCCCAATTCAATTTGAAGATGTATATAATGCCTTAAGGTGGTTCTTACATAAAAAAGTTCTTGCAAAATATGGTGTGAACCCTGAGAGAATCGGTATTTCTGGAGATAGTGCAGGAGGGAATTTAGCTGCAGCAGTGACTCAACAG CTCCTTGATGACCCAGATGTCAAGATCAAACTCAAGATCCAGTCTTTAATTTATCCTGCCCTTCAGCCTCTTGATGTAGATTTACCATCatatcaagaaaattcaaattttctatttctatccaAATCACTCATGGTCAGATTCTGGAGTGAATATTTTACCACTGATAGATCACTTGAAAAAGCCATGCTTTCCAGACAACATGTACCTGTGGAATCAAGTCATCTCTTCAAATTTGTTAATTGGAGTTCCCTGCTCCCTGAGAGGTTTATAAAAGGACATGTTTATAACAATCCAAATTATGGCAGTTCTGAGCTGGCTAAAAAATATCCAGGGTTCCTAGATGTGAGGGCAGCCCCTTTGTTGGCTGATGACAACAAATTACGTGGCTTACCCCTGACCTATGTCATCACCTGTCAATATGATCTCTTAAGAGATGATGGACTCATGTATGTCACCCGACTTCGCAACGCTGGGGTTCAGGTGACTCATAACCATGTTGAGGATGGATTCCACGGAGCATTTTCATTTCTGGGACTTAAAATTAGTCACAGACTTATAAATCAGTATATTGAGTGGCTAAAGGAAAATCTATAG